GCAGCCCGAGGAGGGCGGCGATGGTCGCGACGTTTCCGCCGGCCAGGAACGGCGGGATCATCGAGACCACAGTCAGGGCCACCGTGGTCCACACGAAACGTAGGGCGGGACGGGCGCTCCAGCGGAGCAGGGCGGCGGCGATGACGACGCCCACGAGCGAGAAGAAGCCGGTCACCATCGTGAACCCACCTAACGGGATCGCCTCGCCACCCTCGGGGAGCGCGAAGTCGACACCCACCACCCGGGCGAGTGCGGCGGCGAGGGTGGTCACGACCATCGCCGCGAGCGCGGCGACGAGACCGATGCCGACGAGTCGGCCGAATCGACGGGTACGGCGGGGGCGGTCCGCTGCCGGACCGGCGACGACATCGGCGTCATGTGTGCTGCTCATGTCGTTCCTCCTCTCGTTCCTCGTCGGATCAGGCCCGGGACTGCTCGGTGTCGTCCGCCGGTAGCGACGTCGGCACACCGAGCCGGGGGAACTGGTCGGCGTGGAACGTGATGATCTCGGTGATCGCGCCGCCGCTGATGCGCAGGACGTCGATGGTCAGCGGCAGGTACGCGCTTGCACCCTCTCGCCGGTGGTAGAAGGCGACGGCGGGCTGCCGGTTCACCCTGGTGGGGATGCCACGCAGGTTCAACATGTTCTCGAAGCCGTTGTCGACCCAGTCCTTCACCACCGGGTCGCGACCGACGTACAGGCCCGGGGTGGGCGGCATCGAGCAGCGGACGTCCTCCCGCAGCAGCGCGGTGAGCCCACCGATGTCCGTGGCCACACTGGCGTCGGTGTAGCGGCGTACCAGCTCGCGGGTCCCGGCGTCTTCCTCGCCGCCGGTCCAGTCCTGGCGCTCGGCGGGCAGGTGCTCCCGCATGCCGGCGCGGGCCCGCTGCAACGCGCTGTTCACGGAGTTGACCGAGTCCCCCAGGAGTTCCGCCACGTCCTTCGCCGGCCAGCCGAGCACCTCGCGCAGGATCAGCACGGCCCGTGGGCGCGGCGCGAGATGCTGGACCGCGACCAGGTACGCCAGCTCGATCGTCTCCCGCGCGACGGCGACCGCCTCCGGCTCGTCCGCGTCGCCGGTGGTCAACTCGTCGAGCAGCCGGTCCGGGTAGGGCTGCAACCAGAGCACCTCGCCGCCGGTCGCCGGCT
Above is a window of Verrucosispora sp. NA02020 DNA encoding:
- a CDS encoding RNA polymerase subunit sigma-70; protein product: MGEQVMSGLGEVDESAFSGLAERHRRELHVHCYRMLGSFEDAEDTVQETFLRAWRRRETFEGRSTFRAWLYRIATHACLDLLAKRRPEPATGGEVLWLQPYPDRLLDELTTGDADEPEAVAVARETIELAYLVAVQHLAPRPRAVLILREVLGWPAKDVAELLGDSVNSVNSALQRARAGMREHLPAERQDWTGGEEDAGTRELVRRYTDASVATDIGGLTALLREDVRCSMPPTPGLYVGRDPVVKDWVDNGFENMLNLRGIPTRVNRQPAVAFYHRREGASAYLPLTIDVLRISGGAITEIITFHADQFPRLGVPTSLPADDTEQSRA
- a CDS encoding DUF6069 family protein: MSSTHDADVVAGPAADRPRRTRRFGRLVGIGLVAALAAMVVTTLAAALARVVGVDFALPEGGEAIPLGGFTMVTGFFSLVGVVIAAALLRWSARPALRFVWTTVALTVVSMIPPFLAGGNVATIAALLGLHVVPAAVMIPVLTRELRRHESRP